One segment of Cyprinus carpio isolate SPL01 chromosome A17, ASM1834038v1, whole genome shotgun sequence DNA contains the following:
- the LOC109088039 gene encoding cell cycle control protein 50A-like produces the protein MMASSYNAKDEDGHHPGSVGSGGPGAVKSKKPDNTAFKQQRLPAWQPILTAGTVLPAFFMIGLIFIPIGIGLLVTSNNIKEFEIDYTGVDMFSPCFNCSQSYSWNSTSACTCSVPFTLDQPFESNVFMYYGLSNFYQNHRRYVKSRDDSQLNGDKSSLLNPSKECEPYRTSDKKSIAPCGAIANSLFNDTLELFYIHPNGSRIAIHLVKTGIAWWTDKHVKFRNPGENNNNLSIVFQDTSKPVNWRKPVYELDPSDPDNNGFINEDFIVWMRTAALPTFRKLYRIIQKKKDNMTPTLPPGNYSLEVIYNYPVRSFDGRKRMILSTISWMGGKNPFLGIAYITVGSVCFFLGVVLLIIHHKYGNRNNNADIPN, from the exons ATGATGGCGTCCAGCTATAACGCGAAGGATGAGGACGGTCATCATCCGGGATCGGTGGGCTCCGGCGGCCCCGGCGCCGTCAAGAGCAAGAAGCCCGACAACACGGCCTTTAAACAGCAGCGTTTGCCTGCCTGGCAGCCCATCCTGACCGCGGGCACCGTCCTGCCCGCCTTCTTCATGATCGGACTCATCTTCATCCCCATCGGCATCGGACTCCTCGTCACCTCTAACAACATCAAAGAGTTTGAG ATCGACTACACTGGTGTTGACATGTTCAGCCCGTGTTTCAACTGCTCGCAGAGCTACAGCTGGAACAGCACGAGCGCGTGCACCTGCTCTGTGCCCTTCACCCTAGACCAGCCTTTTGAG agtaatgtttttatgtactaTGGACTCTCCAACTTCTATCAAAACCATAGACGTTATGTCAAATCAAGAGATGACAGTCAGCTGAATGGAGATAAAAGCTCTTTACTG AACCCAAGTAAAGAGTGTGAACCCTATCGAACGAGTGATAAGAAGTCCATTGCTCCCTGTGGGGCCATTGCTAACAGTCTCTTCAATG ATACTTTGGAGCTGTTTTATATCCATCCAAACGGAAGCAGAATAGCTATTCATCTGGTGAAGACGGGCATTGCTTGGTGGACTGACAAGCATGTGAAGTTCAGAAACCcaggagaaaacaacaacaacctctcCATTGTGTTCCAAG ATACGAGTAAACCTGTAAACTGGCGCAAACCCGTTTACGAGCTGGACCCGTCTGATCCTGACAACAACGGTTTCATCAATGAGGATTTCATCGTGTGGATGAGAACCGCTGCCCTCCCCACCTTCAGAAAACTCTACCGCATCATTCAGAAGAAGAAGGACAACATGACGCCCACATTACCGCCAGGAAACTACAGCCTGGAAGTGATCTACA ATTACCCAGTGCGCAGCTTTGATGGCCGCAAGCGCATGATCCTCAGCACGATTTCCTGGATGGGAGGGAAGAACCCTTTCCTGGGCATTGCCTACATCACCGTGGGCTCCGTGTGTTTCTTCCTGGGAGTGGTGCTACTGATCATCCACCATAAATACGGCAACCGCAACAACAATGCTGACATTCCTAATTAA